The nucleotide sequence GGAGGGGTGTGTCCGATGTTGCCTGAGGATGATCGCGCGCTGGCGGAGTCGAGTGCCGCAGTGGAGCGGAGCAAGACGGAGTGGACGGCGCTGAAGGCGTCGGCGGGGCGGGGTGAGCTGCGCTTTGAGCCGGAGGCGGCGGAGCGGTGTGCGAAGGCGTGTGAGGACGCGATCGCGAAGATTGAGGGGCACTTAGCCCGCGCTCGCCGGCTTACAGCCGTGGAGGGCTTTGGCACCCCGAATGCGGGGGTCGCATTGGCTGCAAAGTTCAGTGCCAAAGGTGCTGAGGCAGTATCGGTGCTCAAAGCTCATCTGGACGTGCTTGCTGATATGCGCGACGCGTACCGGGCAGCTGGCCGTGCGTATGTCGCAACTGAGTCCGCGAACACAACCACGTTCGGCGCCGAGTGACGAGCGCAAGGGGCAAGGCCGCTCTGAGCTTGGGCGTGTGCGGGATTGCCCTAGCAGTAACTGCTTGCGGCTCAAACACGTCGACAGTGGCTTCTCAGAACGAAAGCCAAGTCTCAGACGCTCCGTTGGAGGCATCCACTGCCAAGCAGCCACGGGCGGCCGAAATCAAGACCTGCGAAGATCTGTCATCTGGAGACATCGCAGCAATGGGGCTGGATCCCGCAACGAAGAAGCCTGCGGACCTCGAAGGGCAGGTCAAGCAGTTCGGATGTCGCTGGTCCGGCGAGCACATCATCGTGGACGTGCTAACGACTACCGCAACGGTCGCCATGTACGACAGCAGGACGGACCTCAACATCGTCGGCCATCCAGTTGTGTTCGGGTTACCCTCGATTGCCTTTCAAGTTCCTAACGATCCAGGAGCGTGTTTCCTGCTGTCTGACCTCGAGGGCCGCAAGGGATTGATGGTGCTTGCGGGTATCAAGTTTGAGCACGAGGCAGCCGTCGGCGTGGATTCGTGCACGCTGGCGACACGCCTCATGGAAAGGGCGGCACCGATACTCCTTGCGCCACGGTGATGGCCTGCGGCGGCGAGCGTCCGGCAGAAGCAGGGCTGCTATTCCAGGCTCAGTAGTTGAGGCTGATGTCGTCGTTGGTGTGCGGGCCGCGGCGTGCCGTCGGGGTCGATCCAGGCCGGTGGGGTGAACCAGGGTTGGCGGTCGTCACCGATGGTGACGGCCCAGCCGTGGTGGTGGACAACGCGGTGGTGGTGCCCGCACAGCAGGACAAGGTTGCTTAGTGCGGTGTCGCCGTTGTCCGCCCAGTGCACGATGTGGTGGGCGTGGCACCAGCCTGGTGGTCGGCCGCAGCCGGGGAAGGCGCAGCCGCGGTCCCGGGCGATGAGGGCCCTGCGCAGGCCACCGGACACGACGTAGGTGGTGCGTCCGACGTCGAGCGGTACGCCGTTCTCGTCCAGGGTCATGGGGGTGATCTCGGCGTCACAGGCCAACCGTCGGGCGGCGGCGATGGACAAGGGGCCGAGGAAGGTGAGCTCTGCGGCCGGGCCATGGCCGGCGGCGAGGGCGTCGGCGCGCACGTGCAGGGTGAGGTGCGGGCGGGCGTAGCCCTCCCCGGGCACGCAGGCGTGGTCCGCGGCCCGGCCGAGCAGGTCGACGAAGGCGTCCCCGAGGCGTTTGGCCGGTGACCGGGTGTCGCGCTCGCCGTCGTCGGCGGGGCGCGGCTTGGCTAGCGGTGAGAGCACGGAGTGGGCGAGCTCGGCGGCTTCGGTGTCCAGCCAGCCGGTCACCTTGTGCAGCCCGTCGCCGCAGTCACTGATCCGCAGCTCCCGTCGTGCGACGGCGTGTTCCTCGGTGAGCTCAGCATCGTCGGGGGAGATGCGGGCGAGCAGCTCGCGACCGCGGCGATTCAGGGCCTGCGGGTCCTCGGCCAACGCCGCTTCCAATAGGTAGGTGCGGCAGGCATCGACACCGTCATCGGGTAGGTCGTCGGGCAGCTGCTGCAGCACCCGGACGATCACCTCGGCGTGCTCGCTCAGCAGGGCGCCGGAGTCCAGCGCAGCGGCCACATCGGGCAGCCGATCCAGGGCCAGGCCCAACTGCACCATTCTCGATGCCGCACCCGGGGACACGTGGCTCACGTCGGTCAGCCACCGCGCGGTGTTCGCGGCGCCCAGCTCGATTGCTGCTCCCCGCCGATCGATCTCGGTGATGGTTCGTAGCTGCAGGCCCTGAATGGCAGAGACCGTGGTTCCTAGCTCGCGGGCGAATGCGCGGAGCTCGTCCGTGCCCAGCCGCCACAGCTCGACCCCAGCGGGCTCGGCGAGTGCGACGGCGATCTCCATGTATCGAACACTAGTTCGAACCGCCGACAGTTTTGAGAAGTCAGGTGACCTCGCGCAAATCTGTGCACAAACCCGTACCTGCTGGTCAGGCTGTCCACAGGCTTTGCCAAAGCCAGCCGGCGGCGGATCTCATCGAACTAGGGTTGCACCCGCTGAGAGCGCTTCGTACCCACAGTCGTCGGAACCGTGGGCGACGTCGGCGCGTCCTACGGCAGGCGACTATCAGGAGGTCCGGCGTGTACAGCAGTCGACCGGACGGTGGTAGCGCTACTGCTCGAGAACACGTAGCACCGCAAGAATCTGGGGGGATTCAATGACCACACCGCCCGTGCCAGGGCTGCCCGCTTCATCCGGGGCAGGAGGGTCCGGCGAGATTCCGCTGCCGGGTATCTCGCTGACGCCCGTGACCCCAGTACCAGGCGGCCTCTCCCCGCTCGGGCTCGTCCAGGTGCTCACGCAGGCCGCCGGCCTGGGCGACGAGTACGGCTTCTACGCCACCCAGCACGGGGTGATCCAGGACCAGCAGGATGCGCTGGCGCACAAGGTCGGCGACGAGTTCGACCCGCTGGCGATCACCAACCCGGACAACTTCGACTCGTGGTCGCACCCGGACATGGCCACCGCGGCCGCGCAGCTGCAACCGGGCACCATGCACTCCACGGCCAACGCCTGGGGCGACATGGGCAAGGCGGTCAGTGCGGACATGGAGACGCTGGGACAGTCGATCAGCTCTGCGATCAACGGCTCGTGGTCCGGACCCGGCGCCGACCAGGCCACGGTGGCCTCCAGCGCCTACACCTCCCGGGGCGGGCAGCTCGGCGCAGCGATGATGCTGACCAGCACCAAGATCCACGAGGCTGCCGTGGCCGCCTCGGAGACCCAGGCGGCCATGCCCCCTCCGGTGGCCTACGACGAGCAGCGCACGGTGGCAGCGGCGAGCGTGAACCCGATGGCGGCCGTCGCCGACCTCGCCCAGCAGATGAAGGAGCAGGAGGACGCGCGGCAGCAAGCGGTGCAGGTGATGAACAGCCGGTATTTGCCTGTCTACCAGCAGTCCGACGCAGGCGTGCCCGTGCTGCCCCCGCCCACGTCTCCCACCGGACCCGACGCGACCGGATCCCCCGGCGGCGGCGGCTCTGCGCTCTCGGCCATTCCGGGGACGGGTGGGCTTGGCGCGGGCGCCGCGCCGGGCACCGCAGGCTCGGCGGGGTCGGCTGCTTCCGGTGCCGCAGGCCCGGGCTCAGCCGGGTACGGCGGTGGTGCGGGTGTCGGTCAAGCAGGTCTGGTCAGCACCGGAGGCAACGGCGGCTACTCGACCGAGTGGGCCGGCCAGAGCCAGGGGCAGGGCGCGGGTCAGGGTGCAGGCGGCGGCAGCTTCGGCCCGGGCAGCAACCCCAACGTGAGTGCCGCGAGCGCGGGTGCAGAGCTGCCCGGCTCCAGCCAAGGCGTGGGCGGGGCTGGTGCCGGTGGCTTCGGCACGGGTGACTCCAGTGAACGCACCCGCACCGGCGGCATCGGTTCCAGCGGCGTGGGCGGTACAGCGACAGGGACAGGTGTAGGAGTCCCCGGTGCATTCGCCGGCCCCGGCGGAGCAGGCCGTGCTGGCGGCCACTCTGGCGTCGGAGCAGGCAAGGCCGGCGGGGGCGGGGGCGCCGGCATGGGCAAGCTCGGCGGCGCCAGCGGCATCGGCGGTAGCGGCGTTGGCACGAGCGGCGTCGGAGCCAAGGGGGCCGGGGGATTCGGCGCCGGCAAGCTGGGCGGCGGTGGCAGCGGTAGCGGCATCGGGCCCGGAGGCGGCTCGGGCTCCGGTGCAGGCAGCGCGATGGGTCGCGGCGGCGCCAGCGGGATCGGGGCCAACGGCGCCACCGAGGCGATGGCCGCTCGAGGTGGCGCGGGCAGCGGGGGCGGTGCGGCCGGCCGGGGCATGGGCATGGGCGGGATGGGCGCCATGGGTGCCGGACGCGGCCAGGGCGGAGGGGACGACCTCGAGCACAACACCCCGTCGTACCTGATCACCGAGGACCATGGCTCGGAGATCGTCGGCTACCTGCCGCCTGTCGCTCCACCCGTCATCGGTGAGTAGCCCCACCAGCTGGCGGCTCACCCCGCACGAGCTGCTGACGCTGTGGCCCGTCACCGGGGTGGCCCGCTTCCCGTTCCCGCTGCAGGTCCGCGACACCACGCCCACCCTCAACGAGCGCGACCTGGCGATGCGGCACGCCACCGCCCGCCTGCAGCACGGCGGCCTGATCCGCGACGGCCGCGTGGACGCCGACCTCGAGGCGGCGCTGCGCATCCTGGCCGCGGCCCGGCTGTGGTGCACCGCCTTCGGCTTCCACGGCACCCGCACCGACGGCCCCAGCGACCTGGTGCGCATCCGCGCCGCGCACGCCGGCCGTGCCGGGGTGCTGGCGGTGCAGCTGCCCGGGCCGCAGGACGACGTCGGCGGCGACGTGCTGCTGCGCACCGTGCCCAACGCGGCGCTGGCGGAGTCGGTGGTCGGGGCACTGCCGCCGGCACCCCCGGGGCGGGAGCGCCCGGCCACCACGGCGACCGGGCCGCACGGCGCAGAAACCGCCGTGCGCAGCGCCGAGCAGCGTGAGGACCGGCGCTTCCGCGAGCTGGTGGCGGGGCCGTTCACCAGCGCCGGCCAGCTCAGCGTCACCGCACTGGCCGGCGACGGGCACGAGCACACCCGCAACACGCTGCGCTGGTTCGACCGCGAGGACGACGGCCGCTACCTGGCCGACCACACCGCCCCGGCCACCGTGCGCCCGGCCGACGCGGTCACCCTCACCGCCGCGCTGCAGTCCCAGCTCACCCGGTGCGCGGCGGTGCTCAGCTACCGCTGAACGGGCTTCGGCGCCCGGGGCCGCTCGCCCAGCAGCACCAGCAGCAGCCACGCCCACCGCCGTTCCAGCACGCGCTGGAACAGGATCGGGCCACCCACGCCCACCAGCAGCCCCAGCCCGAACACCACCACGTGGTTGTCCACCCCGGCGAGGTAGAGCACCGTGTCCGACACCGACAGCCCGAACACGTGCAGCAGGTACACCGCGAAGGAGAACCCGCCGATCCAGGCCAGCAGCCGGGAGCTGAGGTACTGGCGCGCGGAGTACACCAGCACCACCCCCAGGGCGCCGACGATGACGCTCAGCGTCCGGCGGGTGAGCTCCGACGGCGACCAGACGTCCTCCAGCAGCAGCCACTTGGCGCCGTAGGCGGCCACGAACATCGCGCTCACCACCGCTGCGTCCCAGCCGCGCGCGTCCAGGCGGCCATGGCGCTGCATCCCGTAGCCGAGCAGGAAGAACGGCAGCAGCCGCAGCGCACCGTTGATGCTGAACACGTCCGCCTCGGGCGGCAGGTTGACCACCACGAACGTCACCATGGCCGCGAGCGTGGCCAGCTGCCAGCGCCGCACCGAGGCGAGCAGCCCGAACAGGTCCAGCACCGCCACCACCAGGAACACCAGGAAGATCGCCTGCAGGAACCACAGGTGCTTGAAGCCGTAGGCGAACACCCGCCAGTAGTCGTCCAGCGCCGGTGTCCAGTTGGTCCAGGGCACCAGGAACAGCAGCGCGAACAGCACCGTCCCCACGCTCAGCAGGGGCAGCAGCAGCCGCCGGCTCTTGCCGCGCACCATCCGCCGGTAGTCCTGCACCGTGTGCACCGGGCGCAGCGCGTAGACCAGGCCGGAGAGGAGGGTGAACAGCGGCATTCGGATGTCTTCCAGGCCCACGGTGAAGTAGTGCCACAGCGAGCCGGCGTCCACCTGCATGCCCTGCTCGGCGTGGCCGCCGACGATGTGCCCGGAGACCATGAGGACCACCGCGAGCCCGCGCAGCGACTGGATGGCGAGATCCTTGCGTGCGCGGTCGAGGGCGTGGCGGGTGTCCGCCGCACTGCCGCTCGAGTCGATCACGGCAAGTCAGGTTACCGCCCGGTACCCGACGTCGGCCCGGTCACCGCAGCGCGGAGCGGTCAGCCCCCCACGAGGTTCTTGTGCTGCGGGCAGATCGCCAGCACTGAGGCGGTGATCACCGTGCGCGCGTCGTCGGCGTTGTAGTCGAAGGAGCCGGAGATGCCGTTGGCGATGGTCTCGTAGTCGGTGCCGGCGGAGAGCTGGCCGCACACCTGGTGACCCAGCGCCTGCGTCACCTGCTCGGCCACCCCGCCACCGATGCCCACGGCCAGCGGGACGGTGAAGTCGGCCAGCTGGGACAGGAACGCCTGGTTCACCGTGGCGCTGGCGGCGCTGGCGGCCGCGGTGTCGTAGGTGGCCAGCACCAGCTCGCCCTTGGTGCAGCGGGTCACGGCCACGCCGGCAGCGGCCGAGGCGCACTGCCAGCCCTGCACGGTGCGGGTGCCGCCACCCTGGGCGGTGTAGGCGTCGAGCACCCCGGCGGCGTCCGCGCAGCCGACGGCGCTGGTGCCGTTGCCCGAGCGGGTGAGCACCTGCAGGCCCTGCACCGGCGGGCAGGCCTGGTCCTTGACGGCCACCGGGGTAGTGGCGGTGGGGGCGACCAGCGGCGGCGTGGTGGGGCGGGCGGCCGTCGGCGACGGGGTGGCCACGGGTGGCTGCGTGCGCGAGGCCGTGGTGGTGGGGGCTGCGGTGCTGGTGGGCGCGGCGAGGGTGGTGGTGGTGGTGGGCTCGGCCGTGGTGGTGCTGGGCAGGGCGGTGCTGGACTGCGCGTCGGGGGCGGCGGAGCCGTCACCGCAGGCGGCCAGCAGCAACGCCGCAGGCACAACCATCGTGCGTGCCAACGCCATTCCGAGCTTGCCCATGTGTGGTCCCTTCGCTGCCTACCGAGAGTCATGAGGATGCCATCCGCCGCGCGGCGGCCCTACCCCCGTCCGTGATAGGCAGGAACGAGCACACCTCAGCGACGCAAGGAGCCCCCGTGTCCGGTCTCAGTCAGCGCGAACAGCAGCTCATCGACTCGCTGCCCACCAAGCTGTGGATCGGCGGTGCGCAGGTGGACGCGCAGGGCGGCGCCACCTTCGCGGTGGACGACCCCTCCACCGGGGAGACGCTGACCGAGGTTGCCGACGCGAGCCCGGAGGACGCCGTCATGGCGCTGGACGCCGCCTGCGCCGTGCAGCAGGAGTGGGCGGCCACGCCGTCGCGGGAGCGCGGGGAGATCCTGCGCAGGGCGTGGGAGCTGGTGGTGGCCCGCACCGACGACCTCTCCCTGCTGATGACGCTGGAGATGGGCAAGGCGCTGTCGGAGAGCAAGGCGGAGCTGACCTACGGCTCGGAGTTCCTGCGCTGGTACGCCGAGGAGGCGGTGCGGGTGAACGGCCGCTACACCCACTCCCCGGCCGGCACGGGCCGCATCCTGGTGACCAAGCAGCCGGTGGGGCCGTGCCTGGCCATCACCCCGTGGAACTTCCCGCTGGCCATGGGCACCCGCAAGATCGGCCCGGCCTTTGCCGCCGGCTGCACCATGATCGTCAAGCCGGCCAGCGCCACCCCGCTGACCATGCTGCTGCTGGGGGAGATCCTGGCCGAGGCGGGTGTGCCGCGGGGGGTGTTCTCGGTGCTGCCCAGCTCACGCTCCAGCGAGGTCACCGCGCCGCTGCTCACCGACCCGCGGCTGCGCAAGCTCACCTTCACCGGCTCCACCGGGGTGGGGCGCACGCTGATCGAGAAGTCCTCCAAGCACCTGCTGCGCACGTCCATGGAGCTGGGCGGCAACGCGCCCTTCGTGGTGTTCGACGACGCCGACGTGGACGCGGCGGTGGAGGGCGCGATGCTGGCGAAGATCCGCAACGGCGGCGAGGCGTGCACCGCGGCCAACCGGTTCCACGTGGCCAACGCGGTGCGCGAGGAGTTCACCACCAAGCTGGTGGCCAAGATGCAGGCACTGAAGGTGGGCCGCGGCACCGAGGACGACACCGACGTGGGTCCGCTGATCAACCAGGACCAGGTGGACACCGTCACCGAGCTGGTGCAGGACGCGGTGGACAAGGGCGCCAAGGTCCTGTGTGGAGGATCAGCGCCGGAGGGCAAGGGCACGTACTACACCCCGACGGTGCTGGGCGACGTGCCCGCTGATGCGCGCATCCTGGCTGAGGAGGTGTTCGGCCCGGTGGCGCCGATCACCGGCTTCGACACCGAGGAGGAGGGCATCGCGCTGGCCAACAACACCGAGTACGGCCTGTGCGCCTACATCTACACCCAGGGCCTGGACCGGGGGCTGCGGGTGGCCGAGGCGCTGGAGAGCGGCATCGTGGGCATCAACCGCGGCGTGGTGTCGGACGTGGCCGGCCCGTTCGGCGGCATCAAGGAGTCGGGCTTTGGCCGCGAGGGCGGCAGCGAGGGCATCCACGAGTACCTGGAGACCAAGTACGTCGCGCTGACCAGCTGAGCAGGGTCCAGGTGCCGAGGAGGGTGCCGTCCACCGTGGACGGCACCCTCGGTCGGCCGGCGAGACGGTGACGCCGAGCGACTTCTCCCTCGCCTAGGTGACGTGATCCCTGTCACGTCAAGAAGATC is from Rhodococcus sp. X156 and encodes:
- a CDS encoding DUF3558 family protein translates to MCGIALAVTACGSNTSTVASQNESQVSDAPLEASTAKQPRAAEIKTCEDLSSGDIAAMGLDPATKKPADLEGQVKQFGCRWSGEHIIVDVLTTTATVAMYDSRTDLNIVGHPVVFGLPSIAFQVPNDPGACFLLSDLEGRKGLMVLAGIKFEHEAAVGVDSCTLATRLMERAAPILLAPR
- a CDS encoding PE domain-containing protein, yielding MLPEDDRALAESSAAVERSKTEWTALKASAGRGELRFEPEAAERCAKACEDAIAKIEGHLARARRLTAVEGFGTPNAGVALAAKFSAKGAEAVSVLKAHLDVLADMRDAYRAAGRAYVATESANTTTFGAE
- a CDS encoding acyltransferase: MIDSSGSAADTRHALDRARKDLAIQSLRGLAVVLMVSGHIVGGHAEQGMQVDAGSLWHYFTVGLEDIRMPLFTLLSGLVYALRPVHTVQDYRRMVRGKSRRLLLPLLSVGTVLFALLFLVPWTNWTPALDDYWRVFAYGFKHLWFLQAIFLVFLVVAVLDLFGLLASVRRWQLATLAAMVTFVVVNLPPEADVFSINGALRLLPFFLLGYGMQRHGRLDARGWDAAVVSAMFVAAYGAKWLLLEDVWSPSELTRRTLSVIVGALGVVLVYSARQYLSSRLLAWIGGFSFAVYLLHVFGLSVSDTVLYLAGVDNHVVVFGLGLLVGVGGPILFQRVLERRWAWLLLVLLGERPRAPKPVQR
- a CDS encoding NAD-dependent succinate-semialdehyde dehydrogenase, whose product is MSGLSQREQQLIDSLPTKLWIGGAQVDAQGGATFAVDDPSTGETLTEVADASPEDAVMALDAACAVQQEWAATPSRERGEILRRAWELVVARTDDLSLLMTLEMGKALSESKAELTYGSEFLRWYAEEAVRVNGRYTHSPAGTGRILVTKQPVGPCLAITPWNFPLAMGTRKIGPAFAAGCTMIVKPASATPLTMLLLGEILAEAGVPRGVFSVLPSSRSSEVTAPLLTDPRLRKLTFTGSTGVGRTLIEKSSKHLLRTSMELGGNAPFVVFDDADVDAAVEGAMLAKIRNGGEACTAANRFHVANAVREEFTTKLVAKMQALKVGRGTEDDTDVGPLINQDQVDTVTELVQDAVDKGAKVLCGGSAPEGKGTYYTPTVLGDVPADARILAEEVFGPVAPITGFDTEEEGIALANNTEYGLCAYIYTQGLDRGLRVAEALESGIVGINRGVVSDVAGPFGGIKESGFGREGGSEGIHEYLETKYVALTS
- a CDS encoding HNH endonuclease signature motif containing protein, yielding MEIAVALAEPAGVELWRLGTDELRAFARELGTTVSAIQGLQLRTITEIDRRGAAIELGAANTARWLTDVSHVSPGAASRMVQLGLALDRLPDVAAALDSGALLSEHAEVIVRVLQQLPDDLPDDGVDACRTYLLEAALAEDPQALNRRGRELLARISPDDAELTEEHAVARRELRISDCGDGLHKVTGWLDTEAAELAHSVLSPLAKPRPADDGERDTRSPAKRLGDAFVDLLGRAADHACVPGEGYARPHLTLHVRADALAAGHGPAAELTFLGPLSIAAARRLACDAEITPMTLDENGVPLDVGRTTYVVSGGLRRALIARDRGCAFPGCGRPPGWCHAHHIVHWADNGDTALSNLVLLCGHHHRVVHHHGWAVTIGDDRQPWFTPPAWIDPDGTPRPAHQRRHQPQLLSLE
- a CDS encoding ESX secretion-associated protein EspG, which codes for MSSPTSWRLTPHELLTLWPVTGVARFPFPLQVRDTTPTLNERDLAMRHATARLQHGGLIRDGRVDADLEAALRILAAARLWCTAFGFHGTRTDGPSDLVRIRAAHAGRAGVLAVQLPGPQDDVGGDVLLRTVPNAALAESVVGALPPAPPGRERPATTATGPHGAETAVRSAEQREDRRFRELVAGPFTSAGQLSVTALAGDGHEHTRNTLRWFDREDDGRYLADHTAPATVRPADAVTLTAALQSQLTRCAAVLSYR
- a CDS encoding DUF732 domain-containing protein; its protein translation is MGKLGMALARTMVVPAALLLAACGDGSAAPDAQSSTALPSTTTAEPTTTTTLAAPTSTAAPTTTASRTQPPVATPSPTAARPTTPPLVAPTATTPVAVKDQACPPVQGLQVLTRSGNGTSAVGCADAAGVLDAYTAQGGGTRTVQGWQCASAAAGVAVTRCTKGELVLATYDTAAASAASATVNQAFLSQLADFTVPLAVGIGGGVAEQVTQALGHQVCGQLSAGTDYETIANGISGSFDYNADDARTVITASVLAICPQHKNLVGG